A DNA window from bacterium contains the following coding sequences:
- a CDS encoding acetate--CoA ligase family protein, producing the protein MSSRTTPTVREILHPRSVAVFGASESTDKFGGRITHYLIRHGFEGRLVPINPSHREVFGRPCVPRIGAAPGPIDVAILAVPPEVLVPMVEECGQAGVGCCVILTIGFAETDTPEGVAAQARLVELSRRYGIRLVGPNCLGLINPHHHLALTSSVAMEVPALIPGAIGLISQSGALMVSIHNRAHASGIGFSACASLGNQADLEICDFLEYMVEDPLTRAICLYVEGFKDPMRFLRAAESAQRARKPVIMVKVGRTGPGVRAAKSHTASLAGDFAVIEAACRERGVILTDDPNDGMVQAADVLARWGAPRGDGIGVLSPSGGGVSVTADRLTERGLRLAALHPSTRDRLRGLLLPPQVNNPLDLGGRLSADIIENAGQAMAALAADPDVSALMIMLSTTPFFAEVTRELAKAALASGKPVVTIVMPGSAADRPREVLRQSGCPFYDRLDDGVRIWEIWTAYWRALQRPAIVPPGDPPRPAGAAEALRRAPAGALTEPEAKTLIAAYGIPVTPGRMAATGDEAVAVAGAIGYPVALKAVSRRVVHKTEAGAVRLNLADAASVREAFAAVADAVRRYDPAAVVEGCLVQAMARAEAEVIVGVRRDPQFGPVVLVGAGGILAELMRDVQIALAPVSVERAREMLRALRVWPVLEGLRGRPALDADAVAEIVSRMSWLGADLDGRLVDLEANPVLVRRAGEGAVVVDARGATQGGPSDA; encoded by the coding sequence TTGTCTAGCCGCACCACCCCGACCGTTCGCGAGATCCTCCACCCGCGCTCGGTGGCGGTGTTCGGGGCGTCCGAGAGCACCGACAAGTTCGGCGGCCGGATCACCCACTACCTGATCAGGCACGGGTTCGAGGGGCGGTTGGTGCCGATCAATCCCAGCCACCGCGAGGTGTTCGGGCGCCCCTGCGTGCCGCGCATCGGCGCCGCCCCCGGCCCGATCGACGTGGCCATCCTCGCCGTTCCCCCCGAGGTGCTCGTGCCGATGGTGGAGGAGTGCGGGCAGGCCGGCGTCGGGTGCTGCGTCATCCTGACGATCGGGTTCGCGGAGACGGACACCCCCGAGGGCGTCGCCGCCCAAGCCCGCCTGGTCGAGCTCAGCCGGCGGTACGGGATCCGGCTGGTCGGCCCCAACTGCCTCGGCCTGATCAACCCGCACCACCATCTGGCCCTGACCTCCTCGGTGGCGATGGAGGTGCCCGCACTGATCCCGGGCGCGATCGGGCTGATCAGCCAGAGCGGGGCGCTGATGGTATCCATCCACAACCGGGCCCACGCCTCGGGGATCGGCTTCAGCGCCTGCGCCTCGCTCGGGAATCAGGCGGACCTCGAGATCTGCGACTTCCTGGAATACATGGTCGAGGATCCGCTGACGCGGGCGATCTGCCTGTACGTGGAGGGGTTCAAGGATCCGATGCGGTTCCTCCGCGCCGCCGAATCCGCACAGCGGGCGAGGAAACCGGTGATCATGGTCAAGGTCGGGCGGACCGGCCCGGGCGTGCGCGCCGCCAAGTCGCACACGGCCAGCCTGGCCGGTGACTTCGCCGTCATCGAGGCCGCCTGCCGGGAGCGGGGGGTGATCCTCACCGACGACCCCAACGACGGGATGGTGCAGGCCGCCGACGTACTGGCCCGCTGGGGCGCGCCGCGCGGGGACGGGATCGGCGTCCTCTCGCCGTCCGGCGGCGGGGTGTCGGTCACCGCCGACCGGTTGACCGAGCGCGGCCTCCGGCTGGCCGCGCTCCACCCCTCGACCCGGGACCGCCTGCGCGGCCTGCTGCTTCCGCCGCAGGTGAACAACCCGCTCGATCTGGGCGGGCGCCTCTCCGCCGACATCATCGAGAACGCCGGCCAAGCCATGGCCGCGCTGGCGGCCGACCCGGACGTGTCGGCCCTCATGATCATGCTCAGCACCACGCCGTTCTTCGCCGAGGTGACGCGCGAGCTGGCCAAGGCCGCGCTCGCCTCGGGGAAGCCCGTGGTGACGATCGTGATGCCGGGGTCCGCCGCCGACCGCCCCAGGGAGGTCCTGCGCCAGAGCGGATGCCCGTTCTACGACCGGCTGGACGACGGCGTGCGGATCTGGGAGATCTGGACCGCGTACTGGCGGGCGCTCCAGCGCCCGGCCATCGTGCCTCCGGGAGACCCGCCGCGCCCCGCCGGCGCGGCGGAGGCGCTGCGCCGGGCTCCCGCGGGCGCCCTCACCGAGCCCGAGGCGAAGACGCTGATCGCGGCGTACGGCATTCCCGTCACCCCGGGCCGGATGGCGGCGACGGGCGACGAGGCGGTCGCCGTGGCCGGGGCGATCGGGTATCCGGTCGCCCTGAAGGCGGTGTCGCGTCGGGTGGTGCACAAGACCGAGGCGGGGGCGGTGCGCCTCAACCTGGCCGACGCCGCTTCGGTGCGCGAGGCGTTCGCCGCGGTCGCCGACGCGGTCCGCCGCTACGACCCGGCCGCGGTCGTGGAGGGCTGCCTGGTCCAGGCGATGGCGCGGGCGGAGGCGGAGGTGATCGTCGGCGTCCGCCGCGACCCCCAGTTCGGCCCCGTCGTCCTGGTCGGCGCCGGCGGCATCCTGGCCGAGCTGATGCGGGACGTCCAGATCGCGCTGGCCCCGGTCTCGGTCGAGCGTGCGCGAGAGATGCTCCGAGCGCTTCGGGTCTGGCCCGTGCTGGAGGGCCTTCGAGGACGACCGGCGCTCGATGCCGACGCGGTCGCCGAGATCGTGAGCCGGATGAGCTGGCTGGGGGCCGATCTCGACGGCCGCCTCGTCGACCTGGAAGCGAACCCGGTGCTGGTCCGCCGGGCGGGGGAGGGGGCGGTGGTGGTCGACGCCCGCGGCGCCACGCAGGGAGGGCCGTCCGATGCCTGA